CGCGGGCCGGCTACCGCCTGCGGTTCCTCCCGCCCTCGAGGAGCGAGCGCCAGCCCCGGACGTTGATGTTCACACCATAGCGGCGGGCCGCCGCCCGGATGCGGCGCCAGGCGGCGTCGCGCTCCGCGTCGGTCACGTCCTTGACCTGGTCGAAGCGGGCGACGGCATTGCGGACGTGGGTGGCGTCGGTGAGCGGCTCCTTGCGCTGCCTGGGGA
This DNA window, taken from Candidatus Dormiibacterota bacterium, encodes the following:
- a CDS encoding DUF6582 domain-containing protein translates to MSTSSHPLPTRQRNRLDRESFAFPRQRKEPLTDATHVRNAVARFDQVKDVTDAERDAAWRRIRAAARRYGVNINVRGWRSLLEGGRNRRR